From one Lolium rigidum isolate FL_2022 chromosome 4, APGP_CSIRO_Lrig_0.1, whole genome shotgun sequence genomic stretch:
- the LOC124706515 gene encoding R3H domain-containing protein 2-like, with amino-acid sequence MSSSAAAVLPPPPSSPPAAAADEGRTAEADDRVASLVDRFLVEALENPRHRLMVLRMELDIQKFMQNHQLHEFEFQQFPNSYHRCAAHRVAQHYGLVTVADSLVDGPVSRIVARKTPESKYPAIALSEVPIKQARNDIEAAEKLKFVICQRPKASQNGAGGAGTNNGAVKTVEERIDDYNKARARIFNGSIPADVEGPSDFGALSIGRNELMNVEPSVYENKGCTLNSRSRVAVFKDAEKDRIDPDYDRNYKRYVRPPVPDFSVSPGAFSFAVPQFMQYGVGYMQSPSMPRNQPSVYYGQPDLSMGSSGTAVYPQWPTPAMMYPHCYDNLGHVISQVPVYQSFNHG; translated from the exons atgagctcctccgccgccgccgtcctaccgcctccgccgtcctcgcccccagccgccgccgccgacgaggggCGGACGGCGGAGGCCGACGACAGGGTGGCCTCCCTCGTGGACCGCTTCCTCGTGGAGGCGCTCGAGAACCCTCGCCACCGCCTCATGG TTTTGCGGATGGAATTGGATATACAGAAATTTATGCAGAATCATCAACTGCATGAATTTGAATTCCAGCAGTTTCCAAATTCTTATCATCGCTGTGCTGCTCATCGTGTTGCACAACATTATGGTTTAGTTACAGTAGCAGATAGCTTAGTAGATGGTCCTGTTAGCAGGATAGTTGCGAGAAAAACACCTGAAAGCAAATATCCAGCTATTGCTTTATCAGAAGTTCCCATTAAGCAAGCAAGAAATGATATTGAGGCAGCCGAAAAACTTAAGTTTGTCATTTGTCAGAGGCCCAAAGCTTCCCAAAATGGTGCAGGCGGTGCTGGAACCAATAATGGTGCAGTGAAAACTGTTGAAGAGAGGATAGATGATTACAATAAGGCACGAGCACGCATTTTCAATGGTTCCATACCAGCAGATGTTGAAGGCCCAAGTGATTTTGGAGCTTTGTCCATTGGCAGAAATGAGCTGATGAATGTTGAGCCCTCTGTATATGAGAACAAGGGCTGCACATTGAACAGCCGTTCCAGGGTTGCTGTTTTTAAGGATGCTGAAAAAGATCGCATTGATCCTGACTATGATCGTAACTACAAAAG GTATGTTAGGCCCCCCGTGCCGGACTTCAGTGTGAGCCCAGGCGCCTTCAGTTTTGCTGTGCCTCAGTTTATGCAGTATGGTGTTGGTTATATGCAGTCTCCTAGCATGCCGAGAAACCAACCTTCTGTCTATTATGGTCAACCTGATTTATCGATGGGATCTTCTGGAACTGCTGTCTACCCACAGTGGCCTACCCCAGCAATGATGTATCCCCATTGCTATGACAATCTTGGCCATGTGATTTCTCAG GTTCCGGTGTACCAGTCCTTCAACCATGGCTAG